The following are encoded together in the Micromonospora lupini genome:
- a CDS encoding DNA cytosine methyltransferase has translation MSRGPQPSRDVVSLFSGAGGLDLGLEWAGWNIAAQVEMDPDCVGTLQRQAKNRERPTKVLDRRLEDIDPVQLRDELGFRPGELPLLAGGPPCQPFTTSGRRQGLSDARATTLFPAYLTWVDAFDPQFLLIENVDGMLSAALQHRPLVERGPRWPLDAPLEERKGSFLKWLLDQLGLRGYAVSWGVAEAADYGVPQMRQRSVLIATKGAVPCWLPRPTFGTANQPFKTLRQALQGVNDLGPVMPISERKKAVYRNIPPGGNWRHLPDALRRETMGRAYHATGGKSGWWRRLSWELPAPTILGMPDHSSTALIHPDELRCLSVNECAAVQSFPAGTEFAGGFRSQYQQIGNAVPPLLGKALGAQLLRFAAGEREEEPLVPAWRQSSANRRPGTHGWTLREGYHLHVPIRPDHVWAAYDVETPVDARAKADDTAPIG, from the coding sequence ATGAGCCGGGGACCGCAACCAAGCCGCGACGTGGTCTCCCTCTTCTCAGGAGCGGGCGGCCTCGATCTTGGGCTTGAGTGGGCAGGCTGGAACATCGCCGCCCAAGTCGAGATGGACCCGGACTGCGTCGGCACCCTTCAGAGGCAGGCGAAGAACCGCGAGCGGCCGACAAAGGTTCTCGATCGCCGACTTGAAGACATCGACCCGGTCCAGCTTCGTGACGAGCTTGGCTTCCGACCAGGCGAGCTTCCTCTTCTAGCCGGTGGCCCTCCTTGCCAGCCCTTCACCACGTCCGGCCGCCGCCAAGGGCTGTCCGACGCCCGAGCAACTACTCTCTTCCCGGCCTACCTCACGTGGGTCGACGCCTTCGACCCGCAGTTTCTCCTGATCGAGAACGTTGACGGCATGCTGTCAGCGGCACTCCAGCATCGCCCCTTAGTCGAGCGAGGACCGCGGTGGCCACTGGACGCACCACTGGAGGAGCGGAAGGGCTCGTTCCTCAAGTGGCTGCTCGATCAGCTCGGGCTTCGCGGCTATGCCGTCAGCTGGGGAGTCGCTGAGGCCGCCGACTACGGGGTTCCGCAGATGCGCCAACGGTCCGTCCTAATCGCGACCAAGGGCGCCGTCCCATGCTGGTTGCCTCGGCCCACCTTCGGCACGGCGAACCAGCCGTTCAAGACCCTCCGGCAGGCACTCCAAGGCGTTAACGACCTCGGACCTGTCATGCCAATCAGCGAACGGAAAAAGGCGGTCTACCGCAACATCCCCCCTGGCGGCAACTGGCGGCACCTACCCGATGCTCTCCGGCGCGAGACGATGGGGCGGGCATACCACGCAACTGGCGGCAAAAGCGGCTGGTGGCGACGGCTGTCCTGGGAGTTACCTGCACCGACAATCCTCGGGATGCCGGACCACTCGAGCACCGCCCTGATTCATCCCGACGAGCTTCGGTGTCTCTCAGTCAACGAATGTGCCGCCGTTCAGAGCTTCCCGGCAGGCACTGAGTTCGCCGGCGGCTTCCGTAGTCAGTACCAGCAGATCGGCAACGCCGTGCCTCCGCTACTCGGCAAGGCGCTGGGGGCGCAGCTCCTTCGGTTCGCCGCCGGGGAGCGGGAGGAGGAGCCACTGGTTCCGGCTTGGCGGCAGAGCTCGGCTAACCGCAGACCCGGCACGCATGGCTGGACGCTGCGGGAGGGCTACCATCTTCACGTTCCGATTCGCCCGGACCACGTGTGGGCCGCGTATGACGTGGAGACGCCTGTTGACGCAAGAGCAAAGGCCGACGATACCGCTCCAATCGGCTGA
- a CDS encoding DUF4240 domain-containing protein, whose translation MNVEEFWSVVERARTAAGVAADQPQRDGQPSAVAEALVAELMRLPLSHIVAFDQVLDEVVDQVDTWDVCAACWIIEYGFLSDDGFSDFQAGLVGLGRTAFELVARDPDSLADHPAIRQISASEGRDLWIGDEALQFAAQTAYERLTGDDEAFWEAAESAQAAAAPPHPDPEPAEERWDLSDEDEWRRRLPRLFELFGARRLGVE comes from the coding sequence GTGAACGTGGAGGAGTTCTGGAGTGTCGTGGAGCGTGCGCGAACGGCGGCAGGCGTGGCAGCGGACCAGCCCCAGCGCGACGGTCAACCGAGTGCGGTCGCCGAGGCCCTGGTGGCGGAGCTGATGCGACTCCCGCTGTCGCACATCGTGGCGTTCGACCAGGTGCTCGACGAGGTGGTGGACCAGGTCGACACCTGGGACGTCTGCGCGGCGTGCTGGATCATCGAGTACGGGTTTCTCTCCGACGACGGATTCTCCGATTTCCAGGCAGGGCTGGTCGGTCTGGGGAGAACAGCGTTCGAGTTGGTGGCGCGTGACCCCGACTCGCTCGCCGACCATCCCGCGATACGGCAGATCAGCGCATCGGAAGGCCGTGACCTGTGGATCGGCGACGAAGCTCTCCAGTTCGCCGCGCAGACGGCGTACGAGCGGCTGACGGGTGACGACGAGGCATTCTGGGAGGCCGCCGAGTCGGCGCAGGCCGCGGCTGCTCCGCCGCACCCCGACCCGGAGCCTGCCGAGGAGCGCTGGGACCTGAGCGACGAAGACGAGTGGCGCAGGCGGCTGCCCCGGCTCTTCGAGCTGTTTGGCGCCCGCCGACTCGGCGTGGAGTAG